In the Mytilus galloprovincialis chromosome 10, xbMytGall1.hap1.1, whole genome shotgun sequence genome, one interval contains:
- the LOC143049225 gene encoding zinc finger MYM-type protein 2-like: MEPCIRDTALQYFLAEAKKTDGNDYPSASLYQLFVAIQGQIRLSDPAVNLLTQPTYVKCRKVLDSMMKKRSAEGLGVASRRRAEPISSLEENILWERAVIGSDNPPKLLDTMVYLIGIHFALRGGKEHRNLRLNKNPQITGPFIDSELHKRYILYKEDISKTNSGGMKDKKYTPKTVKAYENIEYPDRCIVTLFEKYKHLCPKDEVDAFYFKPLVNFTTDQWFCKVPVGHNTLQKTVKRLCTAVGLEGKRTNHSLRASTATRLYQAGVEEQLICETTGHRSNAVRSYKRTANFQQNESSEILYGKKQKTTTCTETKVQSQEEKTSRDTSHQIVNIEAAPKRIRR, from the exons ATGGAACCATGTATAAGGGACACAGCATTGCAGTATTTCCTAGCTGAAGCTAAGAAGACCGATGGAAATGACTACCCGTCAGCGTCCTTGTATCAGTTGTTTGTGGCTATACAAGGACAAATCAGATTGAGTGATCCAGCCGTAAATCTACTAACCCAACCTACGTATGTCAAGTGCCGCAAAGTACTGGACTCTATGATGAAAAAAAGATCCGCAGAAGGGTTAGGTGTCGCGAGTCGAAGAAGGGCAGAACCAATTTCAAGTCTTGAGGAAAACATATTGTGGGAGAGAGCAGTCATAGGGTCGGATAATCCCCCAAAGCTGCTAGATACAATGGTGTATTTAATTGGTATACACTTTGCATTACGTGGCGGTAAAGAACACCGTAATTTGAGGTTGAACAAAAATCCACAGATAACAGGGCCATTCATTGATTCAGAATTACACAAAAGATATATTCTATACAAGGAAGACATATCCAAAACAAATTCTGGCGGCATGAAAGACAAAAAATATACACCAAAGACTGTCAAAGCTTATGAAAATATAGAATACCCAGACAGATGTATTGTTACTCTGTTTGAAAAGTACAAACACTTATG tccTAAAGATGAAGTCGATGCATTCTATTTTAAACCACTAGTCAACTTTACAACAGACCAGTGGTTTTGTAAAGTCCCAGTAGGTCATAATACCTTGCAAAAAACTGTGAAAAGACTGTGTACAGCAGTTGGACTAGAAGGCAAGCGAACAAACCACAGCTTAAGGGCTTCGACAGCAACAAGACTATACCAAGCAGGAGTTGAGGAACAACTTATTTGTGAGACAACTG gtCATCGTAGTAATGCTGTTCGTAGTTACAAAAGGACAGCAAACTTCCAACAAAATGAGTCATCAGAGATCTTATATGGCAAAAAGCAGAAAACTACCACGTGCACAGAGACGAAAGTACAATCGCAAGAGGAAAAAACTAGTCGTGACACATCACACCAAATTGTTAACATAGAGGCTGCCCCGAAGAGAATCCGTCGCTGA